Proteins from a single region of Bdellovibrio bacteriovorus:
- a CDS encoding phospholipase D-like domain-containing protein encodes MKTFVFALLMTVSLAAQARIEALFHPHDPTLETIAQWIYEAESTVDIAMYNLESGPASPIIQTIQSPKVQARIRNGSLKIRMVLELYGTPEENTKKRQAIEDLGVDVRYLGRSVKVHHKFAVIDSLKSIDRVITGSANWSLSSYRGYNENILFFTQEPEATSRYQTEFNRLWMNSVEFGFTGSAPDITPVSAVDQEGMDVYFNSPKRLEPGSGEKSNLTDEIVNLINSSQSHLQIASTRIRLVPVLEALQAAAARGVKIQAVISQDDFMDLGKRAKYLLSNPNIDLRVKFYNLQVAEYMTYQMHNKFMIVDGHTLVTGSFNWSSSSENNHIENIVILSGRLAQEVLPAYENEFASIWNLGRTEYPTLLEALKNQLHRECSIPKMALYPKEIRQLLKFKTQCK; translated from the coding sequence GTGAAAACATTCGTTTTTGCTCTATTAATGACTGTCTCTTTAGCGGCCCAAGCTCGTATCGAGGCCTTGTTTCATCCTCACGATCCGACCTTAGAAACAATCGCCCAGTGGATTTATGAAGCCGAATCCACCGTAGACATTGCCATGTACAACTTAGAGTCAGGCCCAGCTTCACCGATCATTCAAACCATCCAAAGCCCCAAAGTCCAAGCCCGCATCCGCAACGGCAGCTTAAAAATCCGCATGGTGCTTGAGCTTTATGGCACCCCAGAAGAAAACACTAAAAAAAGACAAGCCATTGAAGATCTGGGTGTCGACGTCCGCTACCTTGGTCGATCGGTCAAAGTTCATCATAAGTTCGCGGTTATTGACTCGTTAAAATCGATAGATCGCGTGATCACAGGCAGCGCGAACTGGTCTTTATCGTCATACCGTGGGTATAATGAAAACATACTTTTTTTCACGCAAGAGCCTGAAGCCACAAGCCGCTATCAAACTGAGTTCAACCGCTTGTGGATGAACTCAGTAGAGTTTGGCTTCACGGGCTCAGCGCCCGACATCACCCCTGTTTCAGCGGTTGATCAAGAAGGCATGGATGTTTATTTTAATTCCCCGAAACGGTTAGAGCCAGGATCCGGAGAGAAATCAAATTTAACTGATGAAATCGTGAATCTTATCAACTCTTCGCAAAGCCATTTGCAAATAGCGAGCACACGCATTCGCCTGGTACCAGTTCTTGAGGCCCTCCAAGCCGCGGCTGCTCGAGGAGTTAAAATCCAAGCCGTGATCAGCCAAGATGACTTTATGGATTTGGGAAAAAGAGCCAAATATCTTTTAAGTAATCCCAACATCGACTTGCGTGTGAAGTTTTACAACTTACAAGTGGCGGAATACATGACTTACCAAATGCATAACAAGTTCATGATCGTCGACGGCCATACGCTTGTAACGGGGTCATTTAACTGGTCATCTAGCAGTGAAAACAATCACATTGAAAACATCGTGATCCTTTCCGGCAGATTGGCTCAAGAGGTTTTACCCGCTTACGAAAATGAATTTGCTTCGATCTGGAATTTAGGTCGTACCGAATATCCGACTTTGTTAGAAGCTTTAAAGAATCAGCTGCACCGAGAGTGCTCGATTCCCAAAATGGCTCTTTATCCTAAAGAAATTCGTCAGCTGCTGAAGTTTAAAACTCAATGTAAATAG
- a CDS encoding DNA alkylation repair protein: MEMVLNAVQAQKRLRQFATEQNREAALWFFKTGPGGYSQHDQFIGVKVPKTRLVSREYKDLPLSEIQKLLKSKIHEDRLLGLIILVNRMKKASIQDRKTIADFYFKNLKYVNNWDLVDSSAEYILGPYLKEFLTPSQQLKFLKKLAVSKNLWERRVSILTTFHFIRQHEFENTLYIAEILLNDPHDLIHKAVGWMVREVANRDLAQANDFLRGRYDQMPRTMLRYAIEKFPETRRKAYLLGKI; this comes from the coding sequence ATGGAAATGGTGTTAAACGCTGTCCAAGCTCAAAAAAGACTCCGCCAATTTGCTACTGAACAAAACAGGGAGGCGGCGCTTTGGTTTTTTAAAACCGGTCCGGGAGGCTACAGTCAACATGATCAGTTTATCGGCGTGAAAGTTCCTAAGACGCGGTTGGTATCGCGAGAGTATAAAGATTTGCCTTTGTCGGAGATCCAAAAGCTTCTGAAATCAAAAATTCATGAAGATCGTCTTTTAGGGCTCATAATTTTAGTGAATCGAATGAAGAAAGCTTCTATCCAAGATCGAAAGACGATCGCTGATTTCTATTTTAAAAATCTAAAATATGTGAACAACTGGGACCTGGTAGATAGCTCGGCAGAATACATTCTAGGACCGTACTTAAAAGAATTTCTAACACCCTCACAGCAATTGAAGTTTTTAAAAAAACTTGCCGTTTCTAAAAACCTTTGGGAACGAAGAGTTTCCATTCTGACAACATTTCATTTTATCCGTCAGCACGAATTTGAAAATACTCTTTATATTGCCGAGATCCTATTGAACGATCCCCACGACCTGATCCATAAAGCCGTCGGCTGGATGGTGCGGGAGGTAGCGAATCGGGATTTAGCGCAAGCCAATGATTTTTTGCGCGGACGCTATGATCAAATGCCGCGAACCATGCTTCGCTACGCGATCGAAAAATTTCCCGAAACGCGCAGAAAAGCCTATTTATTAGGAAAAATTTAG
- a CDS encoding NAD(P)/FAD-dependent oxidoreductase: protein MQKKDVEILIVGAGIIGTAIGAELSRRGAKVCIIDRGTVGRGCSYGNAGWMTPCFAMPLPMPGMLLKSMKWLLDPEGPLYIKPSLSVNLAHWMWAFMKAMNETQARKAVEALVVLSQKSLTEYEKLGQKYPALNFEQKGLMMVSRTQPGVDAAVAELNYVKNLGVPGKVLNGDDIAAMEPALKGPLLGGVYFSNEAMAEPFQVVQALANEIRAYGGEIIENCELQDIVISGNKVESVLTSQGEFKPQQLVMATGSWSKDLARLMRLRVPILGGKGYAMIVPPLEKQPQYPIMLVEKKIAITPRQGSLRIAGTLELVDQDFTITQRRVESIKKGAREFLHLPQDLEIQELWAGLRPCTPDGVPLVGYHKNISNLMLAVGHQMLGLQSGAGTGLLVADLIEGKTPFVDLKVLDANRF from the coding sequence ATGCAAAAAAAGGACGTCGAAATACTTATCGTGGGGGCCGGTATCATTGGTACCGCCATTGGAGCTGAACTTTCTCGCCGTGGTGCTAAAGTCTGCATCATCGATCGAGGCACCGTGGGACGCGGATGTTCTTACGGCAATGCGGGATGGATGACACCTTGTTTTGCGATGCCCCTGCCGATGCCGGGAATGTTGCTTAAATCAATGAAATGGCTTTTAGATCCCGAAGGCCCACTTTATATCAAACCTTCTTTGTCGGTGAACTTAGCTCATTGGATGTGGGCGTTCATGAAGGCCATGAACGAAACCCAAGCACGTAAGGCGGTGGAAGCTTTGGTCGTGCTTTCTCAAAAAAGTCTGACCGAATATGAAAAGTTAGGTCAAAAATATCCCGCCCTTAATTTTGAACAAAAAGGCCTGATGATGGTCAGCCGCACCCAACCAGGTGTCGATGCTGCCGTGGCGGAATTAAACTATGTTAAAAATCTGGGGGTCCCCGGCAAAGTTCTAAATGGCGATGATATTGCCGCAATGGAGCCAGCCCTGAAGGGACCGCTTTTAGGGGGCGTGTATTTTTCAAATGAAGCCATGGCGGAACCATTCCAAGTCGTACAAGCTTTAGCAAATGAAATTCGCGCCTATGGTGGTGAGATCATTGAAAACTGTGAGCTTCAAGACATCGTAATTTCAGGAAATAAAGTTGAATCGGTCCTGACGTCCCAAGGGGAGTTTAAACCGCAGCAACTGGTGATGGCTACCGGCAGTTGGTCTAAGGATCTTGCTCGCTTGATGCGTTTGCGTGTGCCTATCTTGGGCGGTAAAGGTTACGCGATGATCGTTCCTCCTTTAGAAAAACAACCTCAGTATCCCATCATGTTGGTGGAAAAGAAAATCGCTATCACACCACGCCAAGGCTCATTGCGCATCGCGGGAACTTTAGAGCTTGTGGATCAGGATTTTACGATCACGCAAAGACGCGTGGAAAGTATAAAAAAAGGCGCCCGTGAGTTTTTACACTTACCTCAAGATTTAGAAATCCAAGAACTATGGGCAGGACTGCGCCCCTGCACTCCGGATGGCGTTCCACTAGTTGGCTATCACAAAAACATCTCTAATTTGATGTTGGCTGTAGGTCACCAAATGTTGGGGCTGCAAAGTGGTGCGGGCACGGGGCTTTTGGTTGCTGATCTTATCGAAGGTAAAACTCCGTTTGTGGATCTAAAAGTTTTGGACGCCAACCGCTTCTAA